The sequence AAGGAATCCATATAAAACAGTGTAGGAAGAGCCTTTTCCTCTTTTCTATCATTTGCATACAAAACACGAACTTTCTGTAAAGGCAAATAATGATCACGATCCTCAAACGAAACGGACGCAGAGAACCGCTTGATATCACGAAAATCCAGAAGTACACTTCCGCAGCGGTCAACGGGCTGACAAATGTGAGCCAGAGCGAACTCGAAGTCGATGCACAGATCCAGTTCCGCGACGGCACCACGTCACGGGAGATTCAGGAGACCCTGATCAAAACCGCTGTCGACAAAATCGATATCGATGCACCAAACTGGACGTTTGTCGCCGCCCGTCTGTTTCTGTTTGACCTTTACCACCGCGTCAACGGTTTTACCGGTTACTGCAAACTGGAAAAGTATTTTGAAAAAGGGGAAAAAGAGGGGCGCATCCTGTTGGGGCTGCGTGCCAAGTATGACCTCGACGACCTCGATGCCTACATTGATCCCGAGCGTGACCTGCAGTTCACCTACCTCGGTATCCGTACCCTCTACGACCGCTACCTGATCAAGGACCGCAACGGTGACCCGATCGAACTGCCACAGCACATGTTCATGGCCGTCTCGATGTTCCTGGCGCAGAACGAGGATAATCCGCAGGAGTGGGCGAAGAAGTTCTACGACATGATCTCCAAGTTCGAGGTCATGATGGCGACCCCTACCCTCTCTAACGCACGGACAACACGCCACCAGCTCAGCTCCTGTTATATCGGTTCCACACCGGATAACATCGAAGGGATCTTCGACAGCTACAAAGAGATGGCCCTGCTTTCCAAGTTCGGCGGCGGGATCGGCTGGGACTGGACGCAGGTCCGCTCCATGGGTTCGTATATCGACGGCCACAAGAATGCCGCCGGCGGCACCGTACCGTTTCTGAAGATCACCAACGACATCGCCATCGCCGTTGACCAGCTGGGGACCCGTAAAGGGGCCATCGCCGTCTACCTGGAACCGTGGCACATGGATATCATCGATTTCCTCGACCTGAAGAAAAACTCCGGCGAGGAGCGCCGCCGCGCGCACGACCTCTTCCCGGCACTCTGGATCAACAATCTCTTCATGAAACGCGTCCAGGAGGACGGTATCTGGACAACCTTCGACCCGCTCGAATGCAAAGAGCTCTCCGAACTCCACGGCGAGGCGTTTGAAAAACGTTATCTTGAACTCGAGCAGGACGAGAGTGTCCTCAAAGAACGCCACAAGGCGAAAGACCTCTGGAAACGTATCCTTACGAGCTATTTTGAAACCGGAAGCCCTTTCCTCTGTTTCAAGGACAATGCTAACAAGGCTAACCCGAACGATCACTACGGCATCATCCGCAGCTCGAATCTCTGTACGGAGATTTTCCAGAACACCCAGCCGAACCACTACCTGATCAAACTCAAGTTTGAAAACGGTGAGTGCCTCACCTACGAGGAGGAGGAGCTCGTAAAGGTCGACAGCGGTATCGAGAAACCGGCCAAGAAGGTCACGGCCCTCGACAGCATCGGCGGACAGCAGATCTACATCGTTGAAAAAGAGAAAGTCGACGGTGCGACGGCTGTGTGTAACCTCGCCTCCGTCAACCTCTCACGCGTCAACACCAAAGAGGATATCGACCGTATCGTTCCGATCGCCGTGCGCGCACTCGACAACGTCATCGACCTCAACTTCTACCCGCTGGAGAAGGTCAAACGCACTAACGCCCGCAGCCGCTCCATCGGTCTGGGCGTTATGGGCGAGGCGCAGATGCTCGCCGAAGCGGGGATCAGCTGGGGCAGCCAGGAACACTTCGACAAGATCGACGAAGTGATGGAAGCCGTCAGCTATAACGCCATCAAGGCGTCATCTAACCTCTCTGTCGAAAAGGGAAGCTACCCAGAGTTCAACGGTTCCAAGTGGAGCCGCGGCATCCTGCCGATGGACCACGCTAACGCCGAAGTGCTCAACCTCGTCGACCGCGGCGGCCTCTTCGCCTCTGCTTACGACTGGGAGAGTCTGCGTGAAACAATCAAAACACAGGGGATGCGCAACGGGTACCTGATGGCGATCGCCCCGACCTCCTCCATCTCCATCCTCACGGGCACGACGCAGACGATCGAGCCGGTCTACAAACGCAAATGGTACGAAGAGAACCTCTCCGGCCTTATCCCGGTCTGTGCGCCGAACCTGAGCCCGGAGACATGGTCGTTTTATACACCTGCGTATGACCTCGACCAGACCATCCTCGTCAAAGCGGCCGCAATCCGCCAGAAGTGGATCGACCAGGGGCAGAGCCTCAACATCTTCATTACCCTCGACAAAGCGAGCGGGAAGTACCTCAACGAGATCTACATGCTCGCCTGGCGCCTGGGGATCAAATCGACCTACTACCTGCGCTCACAGTCGCCGGAAGCGACCAACGACGTCGAAGACCGCTCTATGGAATGTGTGGGCTGCCAGTGAAGCCCCTTTCGACCCCTTCGGCTGCCGCTACCCTTCTAGAGCGCATCATTGACGGCGAAGGGGCCATGCTGCGTTCCCTCGCCCTTAACGGCCCCACCACAGCCACCCTCACCCTCTCCGTCCAGGACAAACACCGCGGTTACGACTGGATCGACATTGTTTTTGAAATCAGCGGCATGAACGATGCCAAACTGGTAGACGACAAACAGCTGGGTTTTATCGATACGGATGAAGGGATTACGGTCGTGTTTGAAAATGGACAATGGGGGTTGGCCGTTGGCCGTTATGGGGGTATGGAAGCGCTCAAAAGCGCTCCACTGTATGTGATCGGCACCTCTTTGAAATACGAAGAGGCACCCTTCAGCGGGTGATCAGGAGATCACCTTTCCTTCGCGACGGCGCCCTTCCCGGCTCCGTTTGACTTCACAGCCTTTGAGTCTGCTGGTCATTTCCTTGGCCTCACGTTCAGTAATCTCGCGGGCTTTCAGTGCATCCTTGATGACGTTGGCGGTCAGATAGACATGCGTCATTTCGTCTCTCCTCTCTTTGCAGTACGTGACATGTCAATGAGGGTAATCGATTGTCCCTGTCTGGTTCACAACACGGCACATCTCCGGCGGGGAAACAAACAGTTTCATACCGTTTGAGACGTCAAAACAGTGTCGAATTGTGGGAGCTTTTTTTAGGCCGAACCTTAATGGTATAACGGATTAGATAATAAAAAGATAATAGTGAAACATTAGTAATTGTTCGGATTCAGGCCAAATCCGTTTCCAGCCGCGTCAGAAGCCCGCTGCAGCAATGCTCGATCATCGAGAACACTTTTTCGAAACCTTCAAACCCGGGGAAAAAATAGGGATCCGGCACATCGGCACCCCCGTAGCCGAAATCACCGAGTTTGTAGACGTTAGCCATTCCCATGCGCTCGAGATCGGCAACGTTGTTTGCATCCAGCCCGACGATGACGTCAAAGGCCTCCGCATCGTCAGGACTCACCTGGCGGGCGCGGTAGGCACCGATATCCAGTCCGTGTTCCTGTGCGATCCTCACCGAGTGTCCGCAGGGAGGCTCGCCGATATGCCAGGAACCCGTACCGGCGGAATCGACCCGGAGATCCATCCCTTTTTCCGTCGCCTTCTCACGCAGGATGGCCTCGGCCAGCGGCGAGCGGCAGATATTGCCGAGACAGACAAACAGGACCGAACGCACCGTTAGCCGTTCGTATAGAGGTAGCGTTTGATCTTCTTCGTCGGGGTTTTGACGAAGGGTTCGCGCTGCTCGATGACCCGTGCGATCTTGGAGAACTTGGAAACGCTTTCGTTTGTCTCCGTTTTAATGCGCTCGAGCAGTTTTTCGATCTCTTTATGCTGCTCCGTATCGGAGAGCTTCGTGATGTCCATGTGCTCGTCCAATTTTTCATAGTTGAGATGGATGCGGGCTACCAGCTGTTTTTCCACGTCATAAACGAGGGCGTCCTCGACCAGCTCATCCTCCATGATCTTCGCTTCGATCTGCTCCGGGTAGATATTCTCGCCGCTGGGGCCGAGAATAACGTTTTTGGAACGGCCGCTGAGAAAGAGGTAGCCGTCAGCATCGAGGTAGCCAAGGTCCTCCGTATTGAACCAGCCGTCCTCATGCAGAACCTCCGCTGTTTTGACCGGGTCCTTGTAATACCCGAGCATCACGTTCGGTCCTTTCGCCCAGACAGTCCCTACCCCTTTATCATTCGGATCGACGATGCGCAGATCGACCGACGTTACGGCCGGCCCGATGGCACCCAGTTTTGTTTTATAGGGTGCGCCCGCCGCGAGCAGCGGTGCCGTCTCCGTCAGACCGTAGCCGATGGCATAGGGGAAGGCGGCATCGGCAAGAAAATGCTCCACCATCGGCGAGAGCGGCGCCCCGCCGACCCCGAAGATACGCAGTTCGCCCCCGAAGGTCTCCAGAAGCTTTTTGCCGGCGATCTTGTGCAGTGCCCTGCGGATGAACGGCACGGCATAGAGGGTGCGCATGAGAGCGTTCTTGTGGAAGTTCGGCAGAATGCGGTTTTTGAAGATCTTCTCGATGACGAGCGGGACGGAGAGAATCACCGTCGGTTTGGCCTGCGCCATCGCATCGATCAGGATCTTCGGCGTCGGAACCTTCGAGAGGTAATAGACGCTCGCACCGTTGGCCATCGGCAGCAGGAAGCCGACGGAACACTCATAGGTATGTGCCAGCGGCAAAATAGAGAGGAAACGGTCATCAGAGACCACTTCGACGACGCTTTGCGATACGAGCGCCTCGTATGCCAGCGCGCGGTGCGTCAGCATGACCCCTTTACTGCTCCCCGTCGTACCGGAAGTATAGATGATCGCCGCCAGATCGTCCTCAGAGGGCTTATAAAGGACATCGGTATGTCTGGAGCCCTTTACCCCCTCTTTGACCTTCTCGAGGATCGTAGGGCTCCTTTTTGCAAATGTAGGGTCGTCGCTGAGATCTTCGGTCAGGACAAGCATCGCGATCGAAGCAAGAATCCCTTCGTCGAGGGCTTCGCGCTTCTTGGCCGAAACGAAAACGGCCCTGCTCTGCGAATGGGCGATGATGTGGCGTACCTCGTTGTCGTGAAAATCCGGCAGGATGGGGACGATGACCGCTCCGAGCGTCGTGGCGGCAAAATAGACGACGCCCCAGTTGGGCATGTTCTCGCTGCAGAGTGCGACACGGTCGCCGCGGTTGATGCCGGCAGCCGCCAGACGCGATTTGAGCGCGTCGACTGCTTCTCCGAACTCGGCGTATGTCAGGGTCAGGCTTCCGTCGACGTTGCGCAGAATGGGCCGCGGCCCGTAGGCGGCCGTCGAACGTACCAGCAGTGCGCTGAGTGTCAGCTCCGGCAGTGTGATCTTGAAGCGCGGGTCGCTGTTGCGGTGGAAACAGACACGGATAACATCCGCAAGCCCCTGGTGCCCCTTCCCTTCATCCAGTTCGACACTGCATGCTTCGAGCGTTTCAACGTCGAACCAGGGGCGCTTGAGCTTCTCGAAGCTTTTGAGCTCGTAAAGCAGATCCAGCGATTTCGGGCCGCCCGAATCACGCTCAATCTGCGACGTTGCAAAAAATTCACCGGCAAAGACACCGCCTCTGTTGACGATGGAGAGCGCTTTGACGAACACCGCCGTGCGCAGCGGCTCCTCAAGGTGCAGGTAGGAGCAGAGCACCGCGTCGTAGGTCTCCTCCGGTTCCCAGTGCGCCAGGTCCAGATGGGTCACCTCAACCGTGACCCCCCTGTTCCGCGCCATCTCCTGCAGCTTCTCCAGCCCGACCTCGGAAGCGTCGATGGCGTGGGCTTCAAGACCGTTTTCCGCCGCGTAACAGGCGTTTCTGCCCTCCCCTTCGCCGAGGAAAAGGATCCGCGCGCCCCTGGGAAGTGCATCCATCACCTCTTTGAGGTAAGCGTTGGGCTGGGTACCGTACAAGAACCCCTCCCGTGAAAATTTCTCATTCCATACCTTGCCGATCTTCATTTCTGAACCCCGTCAAGTACCGGTACAAAAGAACACACTTCAAGCTCCTCTTCAATAAGCTGATCGCCTATTTTAACATAGCGGACGATAACCTGCCCCCCGTCGCGCACCATCGGCGCGACCAGGACGCCGCGGGGGGCGAGCTGGTCGATAATGGCCTGCGGGATATGCTCCGCGGAGGCGGAAAAGAGGATGCGATCGAAGGGGGCATAGGCGGGCCATCCCAGCTGGCCGTCATCGGTACGGGTGTGGATATTCGTAATCCCCTCGTCCCGGAAGCGCTTTTTTGCCTCGCGCATCAGCGATTCGATCCGCTCGATCGTGAAGACGCCGCGGAAGCGGTGTGAAAGCACTGCGGCCTGGTAGCCGCTGCCGCAGCCTATTTCCAGGACACGGTCGGCGCCGTCGCACTGCAGGTATTCGGTCATCTTCGCCACCGTCAGCGGCGAGCTGATCCACTGTGCCGCACCGATGGGCAGGGCATCGAGCTTGAAGGCGTGCTGTTTGAAGCCGTTGGGGACGTACACCTCGCGGTTCGTCGATGCAATGGCGTCAAACACCCCGTCACTGATCTCGATCCTTGCGCGGATCGCTTCGGCAAGTTTTTTATTGCGCATGGCGGCAATGGCATTCATCATCGTATTCCCGTATCAAGATAGCGGCGCATCTTTTTCACCTCGGCAGGCTCATAGGGCTGCACCAGGAGGGCATCCCCGCCGTTGCGCGCACACTCGCCGAAGGGGGTGATGATGCCGCTCTGGCCCGTCGTATCGTCGTTGGAGGTGTCGCTTTGCAGCACGTAGCACTCGTTGGCGACGGCCAGCCCCCGGCCGAGAATGTCGTAGTGCGCGGCGCGCAGCCGTCCCCACTGGGCCGGCACGCAGATGATCTCCGCACCGCGCAGCTGCTCCCACAGCGCCGTAAAACGCAGTTCGAAGCAGATCAGGATGCCGATGCGGATGCCGTCCACTTCGAAAGGAACGATTGCTTCCGAAGGGCCGGCAGCGAACCACTGCTCCTCCTCGCCGATGGTAAAGAGTTTCGCCTTCGCCTGTTCATGCAGCAGTGTACCGCCGTGGTAGACCCGTGCGACGTTGAAGACGCCCTCCTCTTTTCGGATGATCATCGTGAGGATCAGCGTACGGTTCCGGCTCTTTTCGCGCAGCTTTTCATCCGCGACGATTGCGAAATCGGCGGCCCTCTCGAAGGTATCGTAATCGAAATTGGTCAGGCAGACCTCCGGCGCCAGCACGATGGCGTTCTCTGGCGTGTCGTCGATCAGGGAAAGGAGCGTGGCAAGGTTTTCGTCGTAGAGGCGTCCCTGCGTCCCGAAGGTCAGGGTGCAGAGGGGACGCGGCTTAGAAGTCGTCAAAGCTGAGGCTGCCTTTGGAGTAGTTGGTGACGTTCCCTTCGAAGAAGTTCGTTTTCTGGTCGTTGAACTTGGAGAAGTCGTCGACCCACTTGATAGGGTGCGTAACGTTGTAAAGCTTCTCGAAACCGACCTTCGTCAGGCGCTCGTCGGCCAGGTACTGGATGTACTGCGCCACGATATCGTTCGTGAGCCCAAGGATCTGCCCCTGGGTGATGTACTGTCCCCATGCCGTCTCCAGTTCGACGGCCTGTTTGAACATCTCGTACACCTCCTCCTTCAGGTCCGCCGTAAAGAGGTCCGGGCGCTCGCGTTTGAGCGTGTTGATCAGGTTCTGGAAGAGCACCAGGTGCGTCACTTCGTCGCGCTGGATAAAGCGGATCATCTGCGCCGAACCCAGCATCTTGCCCGAACGCGCCAGGGTGTAGATGTAGGTGAACCCGCTGTAGAAGTAGATCCCTTCCAGGATCTGGTTCGCGAAGCAGGCGAGCACAAAGTTGCGCTCCGTCGGTTCCTTCGCCAAACGCTGATAAATGGCGGCGATCGCGTCGTTTTTCGACTTGAGCATCATGTCGCGGCGCCACAGTTCGTAGATCTCCGCGCTGTTTTTCGAGATGGAGTCGACCATGACGGCGTAGCTCTGCGAATGCAGCGCCTCTTCGAAGGACTGGCGCACGAGGATCAGGTTGACTTCCGGAGCGGTGACGTAGGGGTTGACGTTGTCGATCAGGTTGTTCGTCTGCAGGGAGTCCATGAAAATCAGCTGCGACAGCGCCTTGTCGTAGGCCGTCTTCTCCGCATCGGTCAGATTCTTGTAATCGATGGCGTCACGCGTCATATCGACCTCTTTGGGGAACCATGTATTGTTGAGCATCATCTCCCAAAGGTTGTACGCCCACTGGTATTTGATATTGTTGAGCTCGAAAATACCCGTAGGGTTACCCCCGAAAATACGGCGGTCATTGACGTGTTCGTGTGAATCCGGATTATAGATCTGTTTGCGCTGCATGCTGCTGATTCCTCGTCATTGTTAAGTGAATGATTATGGCGAAAGTGAGGTTTGAAATGCTTTAAAACAGTGGAGATTGCGTGGAAAAAATCGGGGGGTGCCCGGAAGCGTGACGCCCGGGCGAAAGTGTTGGAAATCGGTTATTTTTTGCTGCGGTCGTTGCGCTTGCGTTCGTTTTCCGTCAGGTAGCGCTTGCGGATACGGACATTTTCCGGCGTAACTTCGAGCAGTTCGTCATCTTCGATCCACTCCAGCGCTTTTTCGAGGTTCATATCGCGCGGCGGAACGAGTTTGATCGCTTCGTCGGCACCGCTTGAACGGACGTTGGACTGCGCCTTGCCCTTGATCGGGTTGACGGTCAGGTCGTTGGAGCGGGAGTGTTCGCCGATGATCATCCCTTCGTATACCTTGTCCTGCGGTTCGATGAAGAGGACGCCGCGGTCCTGGAGGTTGAAGAGCGAGTAGGCCATCGCCGTACCGCCCTCCATGGAGATCAGCGCGCCGTACTGGCGGCTTTCGACCGTACCGGAATAAGGGCGGAATTCCAGGAAGGAGTGGTTCATGACCCCCTCCCCTTTCGTATCGGTGAGGAACATGCCGCGGAAGCCGATCAGGCCGCGCGCCGGGATCTCGAACTCGATACGCGTATATCCCTCGCCCATCGGTACCATCGACTTCATCTCCGCCTTGCGCTTACCGAGGCGCTCGATGATGGTGCCGGTGAACTCATCCGGCGTATCGATGACCAGGTGCTCGAACGGCTCGCATTTGACCCCTTCGATCTCTTTGACGATGACTTCCGGACGGCCGATACCGAACTCATACCCTTCACGGCGCATGTTTTCAGCCAGAACGGTAATCTGCAGTTCGCCGCGGCCGGAAACCTTGAACTTCCCTTCGCCGATCGTCTCCAGACGCATCGCGACGTTCGTCTGCATCTCCGCCTCGAGGCGGTCTTTGATCTTGTTGGACGTGACGTGTTTACCCTCGGTACCCGCCAGCGGTGAATCGTTGACCGAAAAGACGACGGAGAGGGTCGGCTCTTCGATGTGCATCGGGTCCAGCGGCATCGGGTTGGACGGGTCGACGACGGAGTCACCGACGTCGACCGTTTCGAAACCGGCGAAAGCGATAATATCGCCCGCTTCCGCTTCATTGATCTCCATACGGCTGAGGCCGTGGAAACCGATCAGCTTGCTCAGACGTCCTTTGACCATCTCGCCGTCGGCTTTGGCGAGCATGACGTTGTCGCCCTTCTTGATCGTTCCGTTAAAGATACGCGCGATCCCGATCTTGCCGACGTAGTTGTCATAGTCGAGGGTAAAGACCTGGGCCTGCGCCGGGTTGCCCGCGTCGCCTTCCGGCTCCGGGATCTCTCTCAGGATCGCTTCGAAGAGGCACTCGAAGTTGCCGTCTTCATCGCCCATGTCCATCTTCGCGATCCCGTCGCGTGCCGCGGCGTAGACGATCGGGAACTCTAGCTGGTCTTCCGTGGCATCCATCGCGACAAAGAGGTCGAATACCTCGTCGACGACACGGTCCGGTTCGGCAGACGGTTTGTCGATCTTGTTGATAACGACAATGGGCTTCTTGCCCAGGGCGATCATCTTCTTGACGACGAATTTCGTCTGCGGCATGACCCCTTCGTAGGCATCGACGAGCAGCAGGACGCCGTCGACCATTTTGAGGACACGCTCAACCTCGCCGCCGAAGTCGGCGTGGCCCGGGGTGTCGATGATGTTGATCTTATGATCTTTGTAGCGGATCGCCGTGTTTTTGGAGAGAATGGTGATCCCGCGCTCTTTTTCAAGGGCGTTGGAGTCCATCGCACGTTCATCGACTTGCTCGTGGGAAGAGAAAGTACCCGACTGTGACAGCAGCCCGTCAACGAGTGTCGTTTTACCGTGGTCGACGTGTGCGATGACGGCAATGTTTCTGATTTTTTGCAAAGGAAAGTCCTTCTGAGGCGAATGAAGACGCCGAAAATTTTTCGCGATTATACCGCAAAAGGAGTTAGAAACGGGTTTGGTCGTTCAGATGCGTCCGTAAAGTTCATTGTAGAGCTTCATCGCGAAACGGTCACTCATCGACGCGATATAGTCGGCGACGACCCGGTGGCGCGTGCGGGTATCGAGCTGCGCAAAAAAATACTCCGGCATCATCTTGGGCTCGGACATCAGCGCCGTATAGAGCCCCCGGATCGCCTGTTTCCCGGCGAACATATGGCGCAGGATGGTTTTGTGCTGGTAGAGATGGCGGTAGAGCAGCTTTTTGAGCTTCTTAATCTCCGTCTCCAGCGCCGGCTCGAAGCCGACGGGCAGGGGCTCGGAAGAGGGGAGGCGGCCCGATTGGAGCGCCGCCACGCGGGGTTGCGAGTAGGCCAGCATCGAGTAAACAAGGTGGTTAATGAAGTGGGAGCTGAAACGGTAGCGGAACATCTCGTCGTTGCGCTCGTCGATCCCCTCATCATACACCTTCTGCAGGATTTCCGCGATCAGCGGGCTTTCGCGGAGCGTATCGAACGAGATCAGTCCCGAGTGCACCCCGTCGTCGATATCGTGGCTCATATAGGCAATTTCGTCGGCACGGTCGACGATCATCGCCTCGACGGAAGGGTGAAGCGTAAGATCGAAGGCCTCCTCGACCCAAGCCGGCAAAAAGCGTTTCTTGTAGGGGTAGGAGTGTTTGAGAATCCCTTCCAGCGTCGCGAAGGTGAGGTTGAGACCGTCGAAGGTCTTGTAGCGCTTTTCCAGGGCCGTCACGACCCGGAAACTCTGGAAGTTGTGCTCGAAGCCGTTGGGATGCCCGTCGGCTTTCAGAGACTCGTCAAGGGTGTCGCCCCCCACAT is a genomic window of Sulfurimonas sp. HSL1-2 containing:
- a CDS encoding ribonucleoside-diphosphate reductase subunit alpha, with the protein product MITILKRNGRREPLDITKIQKYTSAAVNGLTNVSQSELEVDAQIQFRDGTTSREIQETLIKTAVDKIDIDAPNWTFVAARLFLFDLYHRVNGFTGYCKLEKYFEKGEKEGRILLGLRAKYDLDDLDAYIDPERDLQFTYLGIRTLYDRYLIKDRNGDPIELPQHMFMAVSMFLAQNEDNPQEWAKKFYDMISKFEVMMATPTLSNARTTRHQLSSCYIGSTPDNIEGIFDSYKEMALLSKFGGGIGWDWTQVRSMGSYIDGHKNAAGGTVPFLKITNDIAIAVDQLGTRKGAIAVYLEPWHMDIIDFLDLKKNSGEERRRAHDLFPALWINNLFMKRVQEDGIWTTFDPLECKELSELHGEAFEKRYLELEQDESVLKERHKAKDLWKRILTSYFETGSPFLCFKDNANKANPNDHYGIIRSSNLCTEIFQNTQPNHYLIKLKFENGECLTYEEEELVKVDSGIEKPAKKVTALDSIGGQQIYIVEKEKVDGATAVCNLASVNLSRVNTKEDIDRIVPIAVRALDNVIDLNFYPLEKVKRTNARSRSIGLGVMGEAQMLAEAGISWGSQEHFDKIDEVMEAVSYNAIKASSNLSVEKGSYPEFNGSKWSRGILPMDHANAEVLNLVDRGGLFASAYDWESLRETIKTQGMRNGYLMAIAPTSSISILTGTTQTIEPVYKRKWYEENLSGLIPVCAPNLSPETWSFYTPAYDLDQTILVKAAAIRQKWIDQGQSLNIFITLDKASGKYLNEIYMLAWRLGIKSTYYLRSQSPEATNDVEDRSMECVGCQ
- a CDS encoding low molecular weight protein-tyrosine-phosphatase yields the protein MRSVLFVCLGNICRSPLAEAILREKATEKGMDLRVDSAGTGSWHIGEPPCGHSVRIAQEHGLDIGAYRARQVSPDDAEAFDVIVGLDANNVADLERMGMANVYKLGDFGYGGADVPDPYFFPGFEGFEKVFSMIEHCCSGLLTRLETDLA
- a CDS encoding AMP-binding protein produces the protein MKIGKVWNEKFSREGFLYGTQPNAYLKEVMDALPRGARILFLGEGEGRNACYAAENGLEAHAIDASEVGLEKLQEMARNRGVTVEVTHLDLAHWEPEETYDAVLCSYLHLEEPLRTAVFVKALSIVNRGGVFAGEFFATSQIERDSGGPKSLDLLYELKSFEKLKRPWFDVETLEACSVELDEGKGHQGLADVIRVCFHRNSDPRFKITLPELTLSALLVRSTAAYGPRPILRNVDGSLTLTYAEFGEAVDALKSRLAAAGINRGDRVALCSENMPNWGVVYFAATTLGAVIVPILPDFHDNEVRHIIAHSQSRAVFVSAKKREALDEGILASIAMLVLTEDLSDDPTFAKRSPTILEKVKEGVKGSRHTDVLYKPSEDDLAAIIYTSGTTGSSKGVMLTHRALAYEALVSQSVVEVVSDDRFLSILPLAHTYECSVGFLLPMANGASVYYLSKVPTPKILIDAMAQAKPTVILSVPLVIEKIFKNRILPNFHKNALMRTLYAVPFIRRALHKIAGKKLLETFGGELRIFGVGGAPLSPMVEHFLADAAFPYAIGYGLTETAPLLAAGAPYKTKLGAIGPAVTSVDLRIVDPNDKGVGTVWAKGPNVMLGYYKDPVKTAEVLHEDGWFNTEDLGYLDADGYLFLSGRSKNVILGPSGENIYPEQIEAKIMEDELVEDALVYDVEKQLVARIHLNYEKLDEHMDITKLSDTEQHKEIEKLLERIKTETNESVSKFSKIARVIEQREPFVKTPTKKIKRYLYTNG
- a CDS encoding protein-L-isoaspartate(D-aspartate) O-methyltransferase, with the protein product MNAIAAMRNKKLAEAIRARIEISDGVFDAIASTNREVYVPNGFKQHAFKLDALPIGAAQWISSPLTVAKMTEYLQCDGADRVLEIGCGSGYQAAVLSHRFRGVFTIERIESLMREAKKRFRDEGITNIHTRTDDGQLGWPAYAPFDRILFSASAEHIPQAIIDQLAPRGVLVAPMVRDGGQVIVRYVKIGDQLIEEELEVCSFVPVLDGVQK
- a CDS encoding carbon-nitrogen hydrolase family protein, which encodes MTTSKPRPLCTLTFGTQGRLYDENLATLLSLIDDTPENAIVLAPEVCLTNFDYDTFERAADFAIVADEKLREKSRNRTLILTMIIRKEEGVFNVARVYHGGTLLHEQAKAKLFTIGEEEQWFAAGPSEAIVPFEVDGIRIGILICFELRFTALWEQLRGAEIICVPAQWGRLRAAHYDILGRGLAVANECYVLQSDTSNDDTTGQSGIITPFGECARNGGDALLVQPYEPAEVKKMRRYLDTGIR
- a CDS encoding ribonucleotide-diphosphate reductase subunit beta is translated as MQRKQIYNPDSHEHVNDRRIFGGNPTGIFELNNIKYQWAYNLWEMMLNNTWFPKEVDMTRDAIDYKNLTDAEKTAYDKALSQLIFMDSLQTNNLIDNVNPYVTAPEVNLILVRQSFEEALHSQSYAVMVDSISKNSAEIYELWRRDMMLKSKNDAIAAIYQRLAKEPTERNFVLACFANQILEGIYFYSGFTYIYTLARSGKMLGSAQMIRFIQRDEVTHLVLFQNLINTLKRERPDLFTADLKEEVYEMFKQAVELETAWGQYITQGQILGLTNDIVAQYIQYLADERLTKVGFEKLYNVTHPIKWVDDFSKFNDQKTNFFEGNVTNYSKGSLSFDDF
- the typA gene encoding translational GTPase TypA — protein: MQKIRNIAVIAHVDHGKTTLVDGLLSQSGTFSSHEQVDERAMDSNALEKERGITILSKNTAIRYKDHKINIIDTPGHADFGGEVERVLKMVDGVLLLVDAYEGVMPQTKFVVKKMIALGKKPIVVINKIDKPSAEPDRVVDEVFDLFVAMDATEDQLEFPIVYAAARDGIAKMDMGDEDGNFECLFEAILREIPEPEGDAGNPAQAQVFTLDYDNYVGKIGIARIFNGTIKKGDNVMLAKADGEMVKGRLSKLIGFHGLSRMEINEAEAGDIIAFAGFETVDVGDSVVDPSNPMPLDPMHIEEPTLSVVFSVNDSPLAGTEGKHVTSNKIKDRLEAEMQTNVAMRLETIGEGKFKVSGRGELQITVLAENMRREGYEFGIGRPEVIVKEIEGVKCEPFEHLVIDTPDEFTGTIIERLGKRKAEMKSMVPMGEGYTRIEFEIPARGLIGFRGMFLTDTKGEGVMNHSFLEFRPYSGTVESRQYGALISMEGGTAMAYSLFNLQDRGVLFIEPQDKVYEGMIIGEHSRSNDLTVNPIKGKAQSNVRSSGADEAIKLVPPRDMNLEKALEWIEDDELLEVTPENVRIRKRYLTENERKRNDRSKK
- the dgt gene encoding dGTP triphosphohydrolase, with translation MRPDERFHGIDDDFRSPFARDRDRIIHSGSFRKLEYKTQVFLNQEGDFFRTRLTHSLEVSQIARSITADLGLREPLAEAIALAHDLGHTPFGHVGGDTLDESLKADGHPNGFEHNFQSFRVVTALEKRYKTFDGLNLTFATLEGILKHSYPYKKRFLPAWVEEAFDLTLHPSVEAMIVDRADEIAYMSHDIDDGVHSGLISFDTLRESPLIAEILQKVYDEGIDERNDEMFRYRFSSHFINHLVYSMLAYSQPRVAALQSGRLPSSEPLPVGFEPALETEIKKLKKLLYRHLYQHKTILRHMFAGKQAIRGLYTALMSEPKMMPEYFFAQLDTRTRHRVVADYIASMSDRFAMKLYNELYGRI